The Polynucleobacter necessarius genome window below encodes:
- the miaA gene encoding tRNA (adenosine(37)-N6)-dimethylallyltransferase MiaA gives MPTEPYIQPTHAPNDVATLCIVGPTGAGKTHLAMSLAEYTKSIGITIEIISMDSALVYRGLDIGSAKPTKAAQEAVNHHLIDIIEPTEVYSAARFANDAKRLCAEIRERGNTPVVVGGTMLYWRAWAYGLSSLPPANPEIRARLDKEGKSMSWPAMHNQLAKVDPETAARLEPNDAQRVQRALEVYAITGKPMSLLLADSPSEDGRVGSTIPPWIHLISLEPNDRKRLHLNLEKRFDEMLAAGFLDEVKALRTNASLHADLPAIRSVGYRQTWEFLEGEIDAERMRYKALAATRQLGKRQLTWLRAIEGRKTFDPFNPEQMKTALDSCKEVLSN, from the coding sequence ATGCCTACTGAACCCTACATTCAGCCTACGCATGCTCCTAATGATGTCGCCACGCTTTGTATCGTTGGGCCCACTGGTGCAGGCAAAACCCATCTCGCCATGTCTTTGGCCGAGTATACCAAGTCAATTGGTATCACTATCGAAATTATCAGCATGGATTCTGCTCTCGTTTATCGTGGCTTAGATATTGGTAGTGCAAAACCGACAAAAGCTGCACAAGAAGCTGTTAATCATCACCTCATCGACATCATTGAGCCAACTGAAGTCTATTCTGCTGCGCGCTTTGCTAATGACGCAAAACGTTTATGCGCCGAAATTCGGGAGCGTGGCAATACTCCCGTCGTTGTTGGCGGAACGATGTTGTATTGGCGGGCATGGGCATATGGCCTCTCCTCTCTACCGCCTGCCAATCCAGAAATTCGAGCTAGACTAGATAAAGAGGGTAAATCAATGAGCTGGCCAGCCATGCATAACCAGCTTGCTAAGGTTGATCCTGAAACAGCGGCTCGCCTTGAGCCGAACGATGCACAACGAGTTCAACGCGCCCTGGAAGTTTATGCAATTACTGGTAAACCGATGTCATTACTTTTGGCAGACTCACCCAGCGAAGATGGTAGAGTAGGGTCTACTATTCCGCCTTGGATTCATTTAATTTCTCTTGAGCCAAATGATCGCAAACGCTTGCATCTCAACTTAGAGAAACGCTTTGACGAGATGCTGGCTGCTGGCTTTTTAGACGAAGTGAAAGCACTACGCACTAATGCGAGCTTGCATGCAGACCTGCCTGCCATTCGTTCGGTTGGTTATCGGCAAACCTGGGAATTCCTCGAGGGTGAAATTGATGCCGAACGAATGCGCTATAAAGCATTAGCCGCAACTAGGCAGCTTGGGAAACGACAACTTACTTGGCTGCGTGCAATCGAGGGAAGAAAAACATTTGATCCCTTCAATCCCGAACAGATGAAGACGGCCTTAGATTCCTGTAAGGAAGTCTTAAGCAATTAA
- the folK gene encoding 2-amino-4-hydroxy-6-hydroxymethyldihydropteridine diphosphokinase, giving the protein MVQAYIGFGGNIGDTRQLITDAIVCLALRSELQILAKSYLHQSAPIDAAGGNYINAVIEIETELSPDGLLHVCQAIEKECGCERSYTNAPITLDLDIFSFEGVTQNETELMLPPSPRLSSVHLCYYHYWNSPPTSSYLTGAN; this is encoded by the coding sequence ATGGTACAGGCATATATTGGATTTGGCGGCAACATTGGCGATACGCGTCAGCTTATTACTGATGCCATTGTTTGTTTAGCACTTCGCTCTGAACTGCAAATTCTGGCTAAAAGCTATTTGCATCAAAGCGCACCCATCGATGCCGCTGGTGGAAACTATATCAACGCTGTGATTGAAATAGAGACCGAACTGAGCCCTGACGGCCTTCTTCATGTTTGCCAGGCGATTGAGAAAGAATGTGGATGTGAGCGGTCCTATACAAATGCACCAATAACTCTTGATCTTGATATCTTCTCCTTCGAGGGAGTGACTCAAAACGAGACTGAACTGATGCTCCCTCCCTCCCCAAGATTATCGAGCGTTCATTTGTGCTACTACCACTACTGGAACTCGCCCCCGACATCCTCCTACCTAACCGGGGCGAATTAA
- the purM gene encoding phosphoribosylformylglycinamidine cyclo-ligase, translating to MISSTNSSSKGLSYRDAGVDIDAGDDLVDRIKPLAKKTMREGVLAGIGGFGALFEVPKRYKEPVLVSGTDGVGTKLRLAFEWNRHETIGQDLVAMSVNDILVQGAEPLFFLDYFACGKLAVDTAATVVGGIAKGCELSGCALIGGETAEMPGMYPPGEYDLAGFAVGAVEKSKIITGATIVPGDVVLAIGSSGVHSNGYSLVRKIIEHAGAKPTDDLGGRFLADLVMAPTEIYVKPLFKLISEVNVKGMAHITGGGLVDNVPRVLPQNTQAVLHRDSWQMPELFRWLQMKGGVADAEMVRVFNCGIGMVVIVSPDQAKTAIKSLAEQGLKAWTVGEVVERPKDAPQTILI from the coding sequence ATGATTTCATCCACTAATTCTTCCTCAAAAGGCCTTTCCTACCGTGACGCTGGTGTTGATATTGACGCCGGAGATGACTTGGTTGATCGCATTAAGCCGCTTGCGAAGAAAACGATGCGTGAGGGCGTTTTAGCTGGAATTGGAGGCTTTGGAGCCTTATTTGAGGTACCAAAACGTTATAAAGAGCCAGTATTGGTTTCTGGGACAGATGGCGTAGGTACTAAGCTCAGACTCGCTTTTGAGTGGAATCGCCATGAAACCATTGGCCAAGACTTGGTGGCCATGAGTGTCAATGACATTTTGGTGCAGGGTGCAGAACCCCTATTTTTCTTGGATTACTTCGCTTGTGGCAAGTTAGCGGTAGATACGGCGGCCACAGTTGTTGGTGGAATTGCTAAGGGCTGTGAGCTGTCTGGTTGCGCATTGATTGGTGGTGAGACAGCGGAAATGCCAGGCATGTATCCCCCAGGTGAATATGATTTGGCAGGGTTTGCAGTTGGCGCAGTTGAAAAATCAAAGATCATTACCGGGGCAACCATTGTTCCTGGAGATGTGGTGTTGGCAATTGGCTCTAGTGGGGTTCATTCCAATGGTTACTCATTGGTGCGCAAAATTATTGAGCATGCGGGTGCAAAGCCGACTGATGATTTAGGTGGGCGCTTTTTGGCCGATCTTGTAATGGCTCCCACAGAAATTTATGTGAAGCCACTGTTCAAATTGATTTCTGAGGTTAATGTGAAGGGCATGGCCCACATTACAGGGGGTGGTTTAGTCGATAACGTGCCACGCGTATTGCCACAAAATACTCAAGCAGTTTTACATCGTGATAGCTGGCAAATGCCAGAACTCTTTCGTTGGTTGCAAATGAAGGGTGGCGTAGCTGATGCAGAGATGGTGCGTGTATTCAACTGCGGAATTGGTATGGTGGTAATTGTTTCGCCTGACCAAGCGAAGACAGCAATCAAGTCATTGGCTGAGCAAGGTTTGAAAGCTTGGACAGTGGGTGAAGTGGTCGAACGTCCAAAGGATGCACCGCAAACCATCTTGATTTAA
- the dnaJ gene encoding molecular chaperone DnaJ — MPKSKRDFYKVLGVSKGASEAELKKAYRKLAMKYHPDRNPDSKTAEAQFKEAKEAYETLTDPNKRAAYDQYGHAGVDPAMGGGFGAGGFADAFGDIFGDIFGQGGGRHSGPQVYKGADLRYNMEITLEQAAEDYTTQIRVPSWSNCKPCHGTGAEPGTKAETCTTCSGHGQVRVQQGFFSMQQTCPKCRGTGEYIPKPCKSCHGTGKHKEQKILEIKIPAGIDDGMRVRSVGNGEPGINGGPSGDLYVEVRVKPHKVFERDGSDLHVQMPISFATATIGGDIEVPTLQGRVEFPIPEGTQTGKTFRLRNKGIKGLRSALVGDLFVHVLVETPVKLTDEQKNLLQTFDDSLKSGSDKHSPQQKGWFDGVKSFFS, encoded by the coding sequence GTGCCTAAAAGTAAACGCGATTTTTATAAAGTGCTTGGTGTATCAAAAGGAGCCAGCGAGGCAGAGCTAAAAAAAGCCTATCGTAAGTTGGCAATGAAGTACCACCCTGATCGCAATCCCGATAGCAAAACGGCTGAAGCCCAATTTAAAGAGGCCAAAGAGGCTTATGAAACACTGACTGATCCCAATAAACGAGCTGCTTATGATCAGTATGGTCACGCTGGTGTAGATCCAGCGATGGGTGGCGGTTTTGGTGCTGGCGGATTTGCCGACGCCTTTGGCGATATCTTTGGCGATATCTTCGGTCAAGGCGGCGGCCGGCATTCAGGTCCGCAAGTCTATAAAGGCGCTGATTTGCGCTATAACATGGAGATCACCTTAGAGCAAGCCGCTGAAGATTATACAACTCAGATTCGCGTCCCTAGTTGGAGTAATTGCAAGCCATGCCATGGAACTGGTGCAGAGCCAGGAACTAAAGCAGAAACATGTACCACTTGTAGTGGACATGGTCAGGTACGTGTTCAACAAGGCTTCTTTTCTATGCAGCAGACTTGTCCAAAGTGCCGTGGTACTGGTGAGTACATTCCGAAGCCATGTAAAAGCTGTCATGGTACCGGTAAGCATAAAGAGCAAAAAATCCTTGAGATTAAGATACCAGCAGGTATTGACGATGGTATGCGCGTACGTTCAGTCGGCAATGGGGAGCCTGGAATTAACGGCGGACCATCAGGCGATCTTTATGTTGAAGTACGAGTGAAGCCACACAAAGTATTTGAGCGCGACGGTAGTGATTTGCATGTGCAAATGCCAATCTCTTTTGCAACTGCAACCATCGGTGGTGATATTGAGGTGCCCACCCTTCAAGGTCGGGTTGAATTTCCTATTCCCGAGGGAACTCAGACTGGTAAGACTTTCCGTTTGCGCAATAAGGGCATTAAGGGTTTGCGTTCTGCTTTGGTGGGAGATCTCTTTGTGCATGTGCTCGTTGAGACTCCTGTGAAGCTCACTGATGAGCAAAAGAATCTACTTCAAACATTTGATGATAGTTTGAAGTCTGGGAGCGACAAACATAGCCCTCAGCAAAAAGGTTGGTTTGACGGCGTAAAGAGTTTCTTTAGTTAA
- a CDS encoding AI-2E family transporter — MTEIVTPFLTAFILAYALRPVCVWLENHRVPRALAAALGMLIGLSLVFFILSLLISLLKYEIPLIKAQLPNWITNTQAWLSPKLSEFHINLDWNTLKTSATQTITEHINDNADSVMSSTISTVLISGSSVIAGFVNAVLIIFVMFYLLMDWDHFF; from the coding sequence ATGACCGAAATTGTTACCCCTTTTCTTACCGCATTCATTCTGGCATATGCCCTACGCCCTGTTTGCGTGTGGCTGGAGAACCATCGAGTGCCTCGCGCACTCGCTGCAGCCCTGGGAATGCTTATCGGTCTTAGCTTGGTTTTTTTCATTTTGAGTCTCCTGATCAGCCTCCTAAAATATGAAATACCCCTCATTAAGGCTCAACTACCTAATTGGATTACTAATACCCAAGCCTGGTTAAGCCCAAAACTCAGCGAATTTCATATCAATCTTGACTGGAACACACTCAAAACAAGTGCCACACAGACAATTACCGAACACATAAACGACAACGCCGATAGTGTAATGTCTTCAACCATCAGCACTGTCCTGATATCAGGAAGCTCAGTGATTGCTGGTTTTGTTAATGCGGTTCTAATTATTTTTGTGATGTTTTATTTGTTAATGGATTGGGATCATTTTTTTTAG
- a CDS encoding AI-2E family transporter, producing MVPLRAQETVHHLAIHTDSILSQYLRGMLIVISIMAVYYSAGLSFIGIKGAAALGVFTALMIVIPYIGIALGFTLAGLSALLQFGPDSEIIGALILFGIGQFLESFLLTPRLVGERIGLHPIAVLFVLLLFGKLFGFFGVFLALPISAASLVLLQYLWSIYTQSSWYQK from the coding sequence ATGGTTCCTTTACGAGCTCAAGAAACAGTTCATCACTTGGCAATACATACCGACAGCATTCTCTCACAATACTTGCGGGGCATGTTAATTGTGATTTCTATCATGGCGGTTTACTACAGCGCGGGTTTAAGTTTTATTGGCATCAAAGGCGCGGCAGCACTGGGTGTTTTTACTGCCCTAATGATTGTCATTCCTTATATCGGAATTGCTCTCGGGTTCACACTTGCAGGATTATCAGCGCTCCTGCAGTTTGGTCCAGACTCTGAAATTATTGGAGCGCTTATCTTATTTGGCATTGGTCAATTTCTGGAAAGTTTCCTTCTGACGCCTCGTCTAGTAGGCGAGCGGATTGGTTTGCACCCCATAGCGGTTTTGTTTGTCTTACTTCTGTTTGGTAAATTATTTGGCTTTTTTGGCGTATTTCTAGCCTTACCAATCAGCGCAGCGAGCTTAGTGCTGCTGCAATACTTATGGTCTATCTATACGCAAAGCTCTTGGTATCAAAAATAA
- the pcnB gene encoding polynucleotide adenylyltransferase PcnB, producing the protein MITKFIKRILRRDPMIKHTQANHTGAPKRIPKKSHRIDPNLLSKNAVKVTHTLQQAGYEAFIVGGAVRDLALGISPKDFDVATNATPDQVQRLFRKARLIGRRFQIVHVTFFGKGHPEIIEVSTFRGLLENAGDHVAESGRILRDNVWGSQGEDAARRDFTINAMYYDPSSETVLDYHGGMADMQKKTLRMIDDPAKRYREDPVRMLRAVRFSAKTGFELDPATREPIAKLGTLLNDVPPARLFDELLKLLMSGYSWAAIQALQKAGLHHGLLPLLDHIVDGGEDSKGANNFVKLALAHIDDRIQSGKSVSAGFLFATLLWPDLLKNWKANSSKGMANIPALQDAMDDTIATQSSGMTIQRRFESDMREIWSMQPRFERRVGRYPYRLIESPRFRAGYDFMLLRCTTTGELNPAIGQWWTNFIAADPAGQNELMASAKNESDNSPSPAKRQRRRKPKSTFPPESEAG; encoded by the coding sequence ATGATCACCAAATTTATCAAGCGTATTTTGCGGCGCGACCCCATGATCAAGCATACGCAGGCCAACCACACTGGGGCTCCAAAACGGATTCCAAAAAAATCGCATCGTATTGACCCAAACTTACTCTCTAAGAACGCAGTCAAAGTAACCCATACTTTGCAACAAGCTGGTTATGAGGCCTTTATTGTTGGAGGTGCGGTCAGAGACCTTGCTCTTGGCATAAGTCCAAAAGATTTTGATGTTGCGACTAATGCCACACCCGATCAAGTTCAAAGACTATTTCGTAAGGCGCGACTTATTGGGCGTCGCTTTCAGATTGTGCATGTGACCTTTTTTGGCAAAGGTCACCCTGAAATCATTGAAGTATCTACTTTCAGGGGTTTATTAGAGAACGCAGGTGATCACGTTGCTGAGAGTGGCCGAATTTTGCGAGATAACGTCTGGGGCTCACAGGGTGAAGATGCGGCTAGACGTGATTTCACTATCAACGCCATGTATTACGACCCTTCCTCAGAAACCGTCTTAGACTATCACGGCGGCATGGCAGATATGCAAAAGAAAACTTTGCGCATGATTGATGATCCGGCCAAACGCTATCGTGAAGACCCTGTTCGCATGCTAAGAGCGGTGCGTTTCTCAGCCAAAACTGGCTTCGAATTAGACCCTGCCACACGAGAGCCTATCGCAAAATTGGGAACCCTTCTAAACGATGTTCCACCAGCCAGACTTTTTGATGAACTTCTGAAGTTATTAATGTCAGGATACTCTTGGGCCGCTATTCAAGCTTTACAGAAAGCTGGGCTCCATCATGGCCTACTGCCGTTACTCGATCATATTGTGGATGGAGGAGAAGACTCTAAAGGCGCTAACAATTTTGTAAAACTTGCTTTGGCTCATATCGATGATCGTATTCAATCTGGCAAAAGTGTCTCAGCTGGATTTTTATTTGCCACCTTGCTTTGGCCTGATTTATTAAAGAATTGGAAGGCCAACTCTAGCAAAGGTATGGCTAATATTCCAGCACTTCAGGACGCGATGGACGACACGATTGCCACACAAAGTAGTGGCATGACAATTCAACGACGCTTTGAAAGTGATATGCGTGAGATATGGTCCATGCAACCCCGCTTTGAAAGACGTGTGGGTCGTTATCCCTATCGCCTTATCGAATCTCCTCGCTTTAGAGCAGGCTATGACTTTATGCTGCTACGCTGCACTACTACGGGTGAACTAAACCCTGCTATCGGTCAATGGTGGACGAATTTCATTGCAGCTGATCCAGCAGGGCAAAACGAGCTCATGGCTAGTGCTAAAAATGAATCCGACAATAGCCCGAGTCCAGCAAAAAGACAGCGCCGCAGAAAACCTAAATCCACCTTTCCCCCAGAAAGTGAAGCAGGTTAA
- a CDS encoding HAD family hydrolase: protein MTQLALFDLDNTLLPCDSDYEWGQFLARIGLVDGDYYARKNERFYQDYKDGKLDIHEFLRFALKPLSEHSRAQLKEWHDAFMKEVIHGQLRQEALDLVKRHQDAGDLCCVITATNSFVTRPIVESFGIEHLIATEPATIDNQHLANYTGEVKGIPNFREGKIQNLHNWLASQNLSFDALPYSYFYSDSMNDLPLLEKVSHPVATNPDDRLRNETLRRNWPILELFA, encoded by the coding sequence GTGACCCAGTTAGCTCTTTTCGATTTAGACAATACCCTTTTGCCCTGCGATAGCGACTACGAATGGGGCCAATTTTTGGCTCGCATTGGCCTTGTTGATGGCGATTACTACGCAAGAAAAAATGAACGTTTCTATCAAGACTATAAAGATGGTAAGTTAGATATTCATGAGTTTTTACGCTTCGCCTTAAAACCACTTTCTGAACATTCCCGAGCGCAACTGAAAGAATGGCATGACGCTTTTATGAAAGAAGTGATTCATGGACAACTGCGACAAGAAGCTTTGGATCTAGTAAAACGTCATCAGGATGCTGGGGATCTGTGCTGCGTTATTACAGCTACCAATAGCTTTGTAACACGCCCGATCGTTGAGAGTTTTGGCATAGAACATTTGATTGCCACCGAGCCAGCCACTATCGATAACCAACACTTGGCCAACTATACCGGTGAAGTCAAAGGCATTCCCAACTTCAGGGAAGGCAAGATTCAAAATCTACATAACTGGTTAGCATCTCAAAACCTATCATTTGATGCCTTACCCTACAGCTATTTTTACTCTGACTCAATGAACGATCTGCCTTTGCTTGAAAAAGTCAGTCATCCTGTCGCTACCAATCCGGATGATCGTCTGCGCAACGAAACTCTGCGGCGTAACTGGCCCATTCTTGAATTGTTTGCATGA
- a CDS encoding HdaA/DnaA family protein: MNTSPFPKQFALDISHSPKASLENYLPGKDLALVSTLQEIECSWNTSQNQKTTNPLNQRWIYWWGPAGSGRSHLLNAMQNAADLIRLEQAILNPTDPTSWVRLEEKLGSKVGSPIPFVITVDDVDQLDERLVGSLFRILNVVQASKAIYIFMAGNTAPASLQLREDLRTRLGWGLVFQTQLLDDDEKIQALEQAAKARGLVLSPDILSWLFSHFYRDMPSLMGLIDALDAYSLETKRAVTLPLVRQLLQHK; this comes from the coding sequence ATGAATACATCACCATTTCCAAAACAATTTGCGCTCGATATCAGCCATTCACCCAAAGCTAGTCTAGAAAACTATCTCCCCGGAAAAGATCTTGCCTTAGTTTCCACCTTGCAAGAAATTGAGTGCTCTTGGAACACATCCCAGAATCAAAAAACTACCAACCCCTTAAATCAGCGTTGGATTTATTGGTGGGGGCCTGCAGGCTCTGGACGCAGCCACTTACTCAATGCCATGCAAAATGCTGCTGATCTTATTCGGCTCGAACAGGCAATCCTCAATCCTACAGACCCTACCTCCTGGGTACGTTTAGAGGAAAAATTAGGATCCAAGGTAGGGAGCCCGATTCCTTTTGTTATTACCGTAGACGACGTCGATCAATTAGATGAGCGCCTTGTCGGCTCTTTATTTCGCATCCTCAATGTAGTGCAAGCCAGTAAAGCAATCTATATTTTTATGGCCGGTAATACTGCTCCAGCCTCTCTGCAGCTTCGCGAGGACCTTCGCACCCGCTTGGGCTGGGGCTTGGTGTTTCAGACGCAGCTTTTGGATGATGATGAGAAAATACAGGCACTAGAACAGGCAGCTAAAGCCCGAGGACTCGTTTTATCGCCAGATATATTATCTTGGTTGTTTTCCCACTTTTATCGAGATATGCCCAGCCTAATGGGATTGATTGACGCATTAGATGCTTACTCTTTAGAAACCAAACGTGCTGTAACCTTGCCTCTTGTACGTCAGCTTTTGCAGCATAAATAA
- a CDS encoding VTT domain-containing protein, whose product MDTFLQISDLLLHIDKHLDVVIQQYGPWAYGLLFVIVFVETGLVIAPFLPGDSLLFIAGAYCATEHFNIWTLCSGLLIAAIAGNTVNYFIGRWIGKRVFSSQSRWIDQGALLKTHAFYEKHGGKTIILARFLPIIRTFAPFIAGVSEMNLSRFQFFNITGAALWVFSLVIAGYFFGNIPVIRQNLNVIVLIGVGAAVIPVVMAALCKIFQRKQN is encoded by the coding sequence ATGGATACCTTTTTGCAAATCAGCGATTTATTGCTGCATATCGATAAACATCTAGATGTAGTAATTCAGCAATATGGCCCTTGGGCATATGGCTTATTGTTTGTCATTGTTTTTGTTGAGACAGGATTGGTGATTGCACCCTTTTTGCCAGGCGATTCACTTTTGTTCATTGCAGGCGCCTATTGCGCCACTGAGCATTTTAATATTTGGACTCTTTGTAGTGGTTTATTAATCGCGGCGATTGCAGGTAATACCGTGAATTATTTCATTGGTCGCTGGATTGGAAAAAGGGTCTTTAGTAGTCAATCCCGTTGGATTGATCAAGGCGCTCTATTGAAGACGCATGCTTTTTACGAAAAGCATGGTGGAAAAACCATCATCTTGGCACGCTTTTTGCCTATTATTCGAACATTTGCCCCTTTTATTGCCGGTGTATCTGAGATGAATCTCTCACGCTTTCAATTCTTCAACATCACTGGGGCTGCACTTTGGGTCTTTAGCTTGGTGATTGCAGGATATTTTTTTGGCAATATTCCTGTGATTCGTCAGAATCTTAATGTCATCGTGTTGATTGGGGTTGGCGCTGCTGTTATACCAGTGGTGATGGCAGCTCTCTGTAAAATCTTCCAGCGCAAGCAAAACTAA